The nucleotide window CGCGCTCGGCAATGTGCGCGTGGAGTGGCTTCTCGCGGCGTTCGCCGTCAACACGGCGGGGAATCTGCTGGGTGCGTGGCGCTGGCAGATCCTGCTCCGAAGCCAGGGCCGGAACATCCCCATCCCCACACTCTTCGGCTCCTACATGGTGGGCCTGTTCTTCAACAACTTCCTGCCGTCTTCGATCGGCGGCGATGTCGTGCGGGCCGCCGATGCCCGGCGCGAAGGAGGCGGGACACTCACCGAGTCGCTCACGGTCATCCTCGTGGAACGCCTGATCGGGCTGATCGCCACGCTCTCGCTCGGGGGGATCGCCGTCGTGGCGGGCGCGACCGCGCGTCTCGACCCGCGCATCACGGCCGCACTCGCCCTCGCCATGGTGATCGCCGGGGGCGGACTTCATTTCGCACTCGACAACCGCTTTCGCCGCCTTGCTGAGCGTATCGCCCCAAAGCTCCCCGTCGCATTCGTTCGCGAGACCGTCAGCAAGATGCTGGCCGCCTTCGAACTCTTCTCCCGCGCACGCCGGGCGCTCCTCGCCAACTTCGCAATCTCGCTCGGCTTCCAGCTGCTGCTGATCGTCCACTTCTGGCTGATCCAGTTCGCGCTGGGAGAGGACCTGCCGTTCATGACCTACCTCGCCACCGTACCGCTCGTGTTCTGCGTAATGATGCTTCCCGTCGGCATCAACGGGATCGGCGTGCGGGAAAAGGCGTTCGTCACGCTGCTTGCATTCGGAGGCATGGCTCCGGAGAAGGCGCTCGCGCTGTCGCTGCTCTCGTACGGGATCGCGGTCGGGCAGGGGCTGCTCGGAGGGCTCGTCCACCTGAAACGCGAACTCGCCGGGCGGAGGGCGTGACCCGGCCCGCTCAGAGGTGGTGCCGCCAGCGGAACGAGTACGCCTTCATCAGACAGTAGAGCTCCGCCCCCTCTTCCACGCCCAGCTCGCGCGCCGACTGCGGCGTGATCTCCGTGCGAAGGATGCCTCCGGCCTCCACGGCAACCAGAAGCCGCCCCAGCACGGGCGTCACGGACACGACCCGCCCGGGAATGCAGTTCCGCGCCGAAGTGGTCGTGACGGGTTCGCGAGTCAGGATCACATCCTCCGGACGAAGCCCGACCAGCGCACGCGTCCCGGGCGGCCGGTCCACCGGCGGCAGGATCAGCTCGCGCCCGCCGAGGTCCGCGCGGGTCACGCCCTCCGCGGAACCGCCACCGGTGATCGTGACCTCCAGCAGGTTCTCCAGTCCCAGCGATTCCGCCAGCCGGAACACCGCATCGGTTCCAAGCACATCGAAGAATTCACCCTGCCCGAGGACACGCCCCCCGTCCAGGACCGCGACGCGGGTCGTCAGTTCCAGCAGTTCCGGGACGGAGTGGCTGACATACACCATCGGAATGTCCAACGCCGCACGCACCTCCCTCAGAAGCGCCAGCACGCGGGCGCGGTGGCCTTCGTCCAGTCCCGCCAGCGGTTCGTCGAGCAGCAGCATCCTCGGTGATGCAAGAAGCGCGCGGCCGATGGCGACTCGCCGCGCTTCCCCGCCGGAGAGGTTCTGCGGGCGCCGGTCCAGAAGCGATCCCAGCTTCAGGAGTTCCACAATGCGGGCTTCCTCGAACCGCCGATGCTCCGGCGGCAGAAGCCGGTATCCGTAGCGGAGGTTCCCCGCCACCGAGAGATGCGGGAAGAGCCGCCCCTCCTGAAACACGAGCCCCACGCCCCGCTTCTCCGGCGGAAGATCCACGCCTTCGTCCGAGTCGAAGAGAACTTCGCCGTCCATCGTGATGCGCCCCGCATCCGGCCGTTCCAGCCCCGCGATCACTCGCAGAAGCGTGGACTTCCCCGCACCGCTGGGTCCGAAGAGCGCGGTGACCGGATCCAGGATGGACAGTTCCACATCCAGCGAAGCCGTGCCGCGGCTCCACAGCGCGCGCACTTCCAGCATCAGGCCACCCCCCGGTTCCGCCGGTCCCGCCGCGCGAGCCATTCGCCCACGCCCAGCGCGGCGACTGCCACCAGGACCGACAGCCCCGCCAGACGCGCGGCCGCCGCCTCTCCGCCGGGAGTCTGGAGCAGCGTGTAGGTAGCCAGCGGCAGTGTGCGGGTCGCCCCGGGGATGTTTCCGACAAAGGTGATCGTGGCACCGAACTCACCCAGGCTCCGCGCGAAGGCCAAGAGCGCGCCCGAGAGGATCCCCGGCACGGCCAGCGGAAGCACCACCGTGCAAAAGACGCGCAGCGGCCCCGCACCGAGTGTCCGGGCGGCCTGCTCCAGCGCCGGGTCCACACTCTCCATGGAGAGTCGGATGGCGCGCACCATCAGCGGGAACCCCAGCACGCCGGACGCGACGGCCGCCCCTTTCCATGTGAACGCCACCGACAGCCCCGCCGCCGCGAGGATCTTCCCGGCCGGACCATTCGTGCCCAGTACGACCAGCAGGAGGTAGCCCGTCACGACCGGCGGCAGGACCAGCGGCAACGCGACCAGTGTCTCGACAAGTCCCTTGCCTCGAAACTCCCGCCGCGCGAGCACCCGCCCGAGGAGAATGCCCAGCGGGAGCGCGCAGGCGGTCGCGGCCGCCGCGACTCGAAGCGAAAGCCCGACCGCCTCCCACTCTCCCGGGTGAAGCCATGTCACGGGCCGCCCCCTTCCGATGCGGCAAACCCGTGCGCGCGGAAGACGGCCTGCGCGGGAGGCTCCGTCATCCACGCGAGAAGTCGGTGCGCCGACGCCGGGGAAGACACGACGACGGCACCCGGATAGCGAACGGGCGGGTGGCTCGTCTCCGGCAGTTCCATCACCACCTCCACGCGTTCCGAGGCTTCGGCGTCCGTCGCGTAGACGACACCCGCGCCGCACTCTCCCCGCCCGACCAGCGCGACCGCGGCGCGCGCGTCCGCCGCACGCACGACACGCGGCTCCACGCCCGCCCACCAGCCGAGATGCTCCAGCGCGGCCCGGGCATACATCCCCGCCGGGACATGGTCAGGATCTCCCAGCGCGAACCTCCCCGCAAACGCTCCGGCAAGCGGCGCCCGCAGATTCGCCGCAAAGCCCCGCCCCTTCGGCGCCACGAGGACGAGCGCATTCCCCGCGACGACTCTCTCCGACTCCGCGGCCAGCCTCCCTCGCGTGGCAAGCCACTCCATCCACTCCGGGTGTGCCGACACAAAGACATTGGCGGGCGCGCCCGCATCGATCTGTTTCGCGAGGATGGAGGACGAGGCGTAGTTCCGCAGCACGCGAATCCCGTGTTCCGATTCAAAGGCATCACAGGTTTCATCCAGCGCGTCCGTGAGGCTGACGGCGGCGAAGAGCGTGAGCACTTCGCCCGCTGTGCCGGTTTCCGGAGCACCGTCCCTCTCCGCGCAGCCCGACAGAGCCAACCCCCAGGCCGCCAGAAGCGCGACCCCCGGGATGTGGCGCACGATCACGCTCCCGGCCCCGGCGTCAGAAGGTCCGGGCGCTTCTGCGCGAGCAGCCAGAACGCGCACACGACCAGCGAGTGGGTGATCTCCCCGGATGCCACCAGTCCCGGGAGTTCCGCCAGCGGAACCCGCGCGACGCGGATGTCCTCGCCGGGATCGGGCGACGGCTCCGCGACCTCGATACAGTCCTCCACGAGGAAGGTGTGGCAGAGGTTCGTGAGAAACGAAGGATTCGGACGAACACGCCCGAGCAGCTGCGGCTCCCCGCCCGCGTAGCCCGTCTCCTCCAGCAGTTCGCGAACTCCCGCGGCCGCCGGGTCCTCTCCGGCATCCACCAGTCCGCCGGGGATCTCCAGCGTCACCGCCTCGACGCCGTGCCGGAACTGCCGGACAAGCACGACCTCCGCGTCGGGCGTGATCGCCACGACATTCACCCAGTCGTTCGAATCCACCACCGTGATCTTCCGCTCCTCTCCCGTTCTCGGGGACCGCGCCCGGTGCGAGAAGATCCGGAAGATCCCCACGTCCATGACGCCCGGCTTGCCGGTGCGCTTCCACGGAGGCGGCTTCATGACGCACTGCCTTTCTCTTCAAGCATCGCGGGGAGCGTCCGGACGAAGTCGCGAATCTCGTCACGCACGCGGCGGAAGACGCGCAGGACTTCTTCCTCCGTGCCGCGAGCCGACGCGGGATCATCGAACGAATGGTGGACGACGCGTGCGGCGCCCCGGGGGACGGGGCACGCTTCGGCTGCCGAATCACACACGGTGACCGCGAGATCAGGCGCATCGCAGTCCAGGTCCTCCACCGTCTTGGAAGCGTGTCCGGAGATGTCCACGCCCGCTTCCTCCATGACGCGAACGGCGCGCGGATTCAGCCCGTGGGCCTCCGTTCCGGCGGAATGGACACTCACTTCGTCGCCCAGAAGCGCGCGCGCCCAGCCTTCGGCCATCTGGCTCCGGCAGGAGTTCCCGGTGCACAGGAACACGGCGACGAACCGGCGCTTCCCGGTCACTTCCCCTCCTCCAGGCGAAGCGTGGCACGCACCCGGTCGACCGCCGCCACCTCTCCGTTCGCGTTCACGCGACCGAAACTCAGCACGCCGGTCGGGCACGACACCACACAGGCCGAACACCGAACGCACTGCGGATCCTCCATGGGAAGCCCCCGATTCGCGAAGCCCATGACATCGATGCCCTGATGGCAGACCGATGTGCACAGATTGCACGAAATGCACTTCTTCTTCTCGGAGAAGATCCGGAATCGCCCGAACGCGCGGGCGTAGATGTGCATGAGCGCGGCCAGCGGGCACACAAAGCGACACCAGGCACGGCCGCTGAAGTGGAAATAAAGTCCGACGCCGATGATCCCCGACAGCAGAAGATCCACAAACCAGGCGTAGTTCAGATAGTTCCCCGGGAAGGGAAGTTCATTCCACGAAGCGTCGCGGCCCATGTGAAGCGCCATGTAGATCGTCTTCGCGATGGAGGCTTCAGGGAACGCCCAGGCGACAACACGCAGCAGAAGGAGGAGCGCGGCCAGCGCCAGAACCGCCTGCCCGACGGCGTTCATCTGATTGGTCCGGGGGCCGTGCGGCATACGGTGGCGGTGCGCGTCGCCGAGCGTCTCCGCAAGCGCGCCGCAGGAGCAGATCCAGCCGCAGTACGCGCCCTTGCCCCAGCGACGCACCAGCCACGGAATCAGCACGAAAGTCTGGAGCGAACCGATCAGAAGCCAGAGCCCCATCGGGCGGTCGGTGAAGGCGTTCCACAGGAAGAGCGGCCACGCCAGAATGAAGCCGGACGCGCGCCAGTACTCGCGACCGTGGGGGTCCCACTCGGTGATGGGAAAAAGTCCCTCCGCGATTGTCGCGCCGACCCCCTCGTCAAACCACCCCGCAGTTCCCATCCAGGGAAGGAGCAGATACGGGAGAAGAAACAGCGGCACGATCTGGAGGACTGCCAGCGACCATGTCTGTGCGCGGATATACGGCGTCGGGCGGCGGCGCACACGAAGCACTCCGAAGGCCGCCACGAGAATCGTGTATGCCAGCGAATACCAGAAGCCGGGACTGGTGGCTGAAACAGCGACGGCCTCCCAGGGACCCGAAGGGTCGACAGGCGGCGTGAAGTGGAACGGGAAGAGCGCCCTCTCCCGGAACCACGCCGTCACCGCCCCCCCTGACTTCCAGTGATAGAGGAGCGTGCAGAAGGAGAGGACCGCCGCCAGCGAGACCGTTCGCCTGCGCGTCCACTCCCCAGAGATCGGCACGCCGGATCGGCGGAAGAAGTGGAGCGGCGGCTCGCTGCCGATCAGAACGAAGACGGCCTCCGCAGAAACCGTCTCCGGCCCGGTCGCCGTGACCAGCGACACCGATGTCGCCGCGATTTCCGTGATGCGCGACTCCATGATCACGCGAAGGCTCCCCGGAGCCGCCTCCCGCCCTTCCGCGAGAGCCGCCACGGCGCCCGCGTTCTCCGGCTTGGGGCGGGTGAATGCCGCACCGCGGTAGCTCAACACCACCTGCGCTCCCGCGCGCGCCAGTGCGGCCGCCGCCTCCAGCGCGGTGTCTCCCCCACCGGCGACCACCACCGCCTTCCCGCGATAAACCGCCGGATCGTGAAGGCGGTTTGTGACGGAATCTCCGTCCTCGCCCGGGACGCCAAGCCTTCGATAGTCGCCACTTCGACCGATCGCGACGACCACGCGACGCGCCGTCACATCGTCTCCGTTCGGCACCACGACGCGCAGGTGTTCTCCGTCGCGCAGCACACACTCCGCACGCGCCGTCACCGTCTCGATGCCCGCCGAGTGCGCCGCCCCCATCAGTTCCCGAAGAAGGCTCTCACGGTCGGATGCCGTGATCGAAAGTCCCGACTGCGGGATCATCTCCGGAGGATACGCGAGGATCGGTTTGCCTGCGGGGAAGTGGGCGACGGTCGCAAAAGGACGCGCCGCTTCCAGCACGACGAAGGAGAGACCGAGACGCTTCGCCTCCAGCGCGGCCGACATTCCCGCCACGCCCCCGCCGACAATCGCGACATCCACCGGCTCATCGGGTGACCCGGTCCCGGTCCCCGTCTCGCTCATTCCGCTCGCGATCGTCCGAACGATCCGGGCACCGGACTCGGCGGCGAACTTGAGGAGCGGCACGCCGCGGAGGTCTCCGGCGACAAGCAGGCCGTCCACGCGGGTGGTTCCATCCGGGCGCACTTCGGGCAGGCGGTTCACATCGCCGGACGGCCATCCGGTGTGCAGCCAGTGGATGTATCGGCGCAGAGCAGTCATGCCCGGCAGTGTAGCCCCGGCCCCGCTCCCGCACCAGTCCGCAGATTCCCGGCCCGTGTCAGCGCAGCTTCACGGCACGCGAAGAGAGCCGAATCCCCTCCGACTCCAGCACAAGCAGGTAGATTCCGTTCGCAACCTCTCGCCCCGACTCGTCGGTCCCGTCCCATGAAATCATGTGCTGCCCCGCGCCCCGCCTCTCCGCAAGAAGCCGTCGAACGCGGCGGCCCGACACATCGAACACATCGATCCGGACCTCGCGCGCATCGGGAAGCCCGAAACGAATCATCGTTCCCGAGCCGAAGGGGTTGGGATGTCCGGGCTCCAGCGTGACCGTCGTCCATCGGGGCGCATCGGCTGCGAATGTGGCCCCCCAGTGCAGTTCCACCAGAGTGTCTATCCCCGAGAGTCCATCCACCAGAACGCTGCCATCCACAAAACTCCACGATGCGGGCACTCCGTTGACACGCACGGATGAGGGGGTGCCGGGGGATCCGCACGCGATCTTCAGAAAGCCGTCGGTCCCGGCGTCTCCCGTGAGCGCGAAGCGATCGGGAAGATCGCTCGCGTCGACCGCCGTCCACAGAAAGTCGCGCGCCTGCAGAATCGACAAGTCCCCCAGCACCGCCGCGGCGCGTTCGGCCGGAATGCCACCGGGCGGAACATCCAGCAAGAGGAACAGCGGGTTCGAGAACGCAATCGCCTCGGTGGAAGAATGCGATACTTCCACGCGCACGAACGACGGGACCGTCGTGTCCACGGACACGGTGTCGAGAATCGAACCGGCCAGTGTGGGTGCCGCAAGAAGGGTGTCGCACAGGACCACGGGGTCGAGGTACTCCGACGGAGGATCGCCGCGCACCTCAAGCTGGAGAAGACGAACCGACGCGCTGTCCGCAAACCCCGCCACATCCACGACCACCTCGTGCGAGGCGCGATCGGTCACGACGACACGCCCCATCGGAAAACCCTCCGGCGTCCACAGGTCGATCGTTCCGCCGAAGAGAAACGGATCGCCGAAGAACGCCCGTCCCGCCTTCATCGCCCGGATGAAGCCCGGTTCATCCGGCGCGTCCACATGGAACCAGGTGGCGAAGTTGTTCTCCCGTGACGGAAGAGCCTCCCACGGCCCCCATCCGTAGAAGATGGAGGGCCCGTGGGTATCGGTGACGCCACATCCGGTGGTGAAGACCGCGTTGGCGCTGAGCGCATCCCACGCCTCGACATGCCCGGCGAGGTCGATCCCGCCGCGCCAGCGATAGCCCACCTCCAGAAGGTCCGCCCCGTAGATGCGGGACTGGAGGAGCCACCGCTTGGTATTCGCAATGCGGACGGCCTTCTGCGACGCCGTTTCCCCGTTGTCCCCGTAGATGCCCACCCCGAAGGCGTGGTTCATGGAAACCGCGCCGCCTGCGGTGTGGACCTGATCCGTGACATAGGAAATCGAATCCTGCCAGACATGCCCGGTATAGTCCGGAAGAAATGCCGTGGGCGTGAACGCGTTCAGATGCGGCTGCCCGGAGAAGAGCGACACCTCGGTTCCCTGAAAGTGCGACACGCCGGGATACGACATTCGGTAGAGATCCAGCGCGGACCGCTGCATCCCGATCAGCGGCCAACCCCCTTGCGTGCTGTCCGGGTCGATGGCGTATCCATCCAGAAAGACCGTAGCACTCTGCCCGTCCTTCACTTCCAGTGCGAAACGAACCTCCACCAGACTGTTGTCCAGAGCGGCCAGCGTGTCCGCGCCACCGCTGGAGAACCGCGCCATGGCGTCCGCCGCCGGATCGACCTGCACCGGGTTCCAGACGCCCGGCGAGAGCGGCAACTGGATCGTGTCCGGACCCTCGCCGTACATGGACCCCATGACATAGCGCAGCACATGCTGCCCCAGAGGGTGAACGCTCAGCTTGACCTGCAGCACGACTCGGGAAAAGGCCGGGTCGAGGTCCTCCGGGAAAAGCGCGAAGGAGATCTTCGGGCGCATGCCCAGCGAGTAGGCATTCTGCTTTCGGGATCCCGTCTGAACCACCGGAACGGAGCGAAAGGTCACCGAGCCCCACGGGTCCTCTCCGGAGATTCGAAGAGACCGCGTACCCGAGTAC belongs to Gemmatimonadota bacterium and includes:
- the modB gene encoding molybdate ABC transporter permease subunit, with the protein product MTWLHPGEWEAVGLSLRVAAAATACALPLGILLGRVLARREFRGKGLVETLVALPLVLPPVVTGYLLLVVLGTNGPAGKILAAAGLSVAFTWKGAAVASGVLGFPLMVRAIRLSMESVDPALEQAARTLGAGPLRVFCTVVLPLAVPGILSGALLAFARSLGEFGATITFVGNIPGATRTLPLATYTLLQTPGGEAAAARLAGLSVLVAVAALGVGEWLARRDRRNRGVA
- a CDS encoding arsenate reductase ArsC, which produces MTGKRRFVAVFLCTGNSCRSQMAEGWARALLGDEVSVHSAGTEAHGLNPRAVRVMEEAGVDISGHASKTVEDLDCDAPDLAVTVCDSAAEACPVPRGAARVVHHSFDDPASARGTEEEVLRVFRRVRDEIRDFVRTLPAMLEEKGSAS
- the modC gene encoding molybdenum ABC transporter ATP-binding protein; amino-acid sequence: MLEVRALWSRGTASLDVELSILDPVTALFGPSGAGKSTLLRVIAGLERPDAGRITMDGEVLFDSDEGVDLPPEKRGVGLVFQEGRLFPHLSVAGNLRYGYRLLPPEHRRFEEARIVELLKLGSLLDRRPQNLSGGEARRVAIGRALLASPRMLLLDEPLAGLDEGHRARVLALLREVRAALDIPMVYVSHSVPELLELTTRVAVLDGGRVLGQGEFFDVLGTDAVFRLAESLGLENLLEVTITGGGSAEGVTRADLGGRELILPPVDRPPGTRALVGLRPEDVILTREPVTTTSARNCIPGRVVSVTPVLGRLLVAVEAGGILRTEITPQSARELGVEEGAELYCLMKAYSFRWRHHL
- a CDS encoding NAD(P)-binding domain-containing protein, which gives rise to MTALRRYIHWLHTGWPSGDVNRLPEVRPDGTTRVDGLLVAGDLRGVPLLKFAAESGARIVRTIASGMSETGTGTGSPDEPVDVAIVGGGVAGMSAALEAKRLGLSFVVLEAARPFATVAHFPAGKPILAYPPEMIPQSGLSITASDRESLLRELMGAAHSAGIETVTARAECVLRDGEHLRVVVPNGDDVTARRVVVAIGRSGDYRRLGVPGEDGDSVTNRLHDPAVYRGKAVVVAGGGDTALEAAAALARAGAQVVLSYRGAAFTRPKPENAGAVAALAEGREAAPGSLRVIMESRITEIAATSVSLVTATGPETVSAEAVFVLIGSEPPLHFFRRSGVPISGEWTRRRTVSLAAVLSFCTLLYHWKSGGAVTAWFRERALFPFHFTPPVDPSGPWEAVAVSATSPGFWYSLAYTILVAAFGVLRVRRRPTPYIRAQTWSLAVLQIVPLFLLPYLLLPWMGTAGWFDEGVGATIAEGLFPITEWDPHGREYWRASGFILAWPLFLWNAFTDRPMGLWLLIGSLQTFVLIPWLVRRWGKGAYCGWICSCGALAETLGDAHRHRMPHGPRTNQMNAVGQAVLALAALLLLLRVVAWAFPEASIAKTIYMALHMGRDASWNELPFPGNYLNYAWFVDLLLSGIIGVGLYFHFSGRAWCRFVCPLAALMHIYARAFGRFRIFSEKKKCISCNLCTSVCHQGIDVMGFANRGLPMEDPQCVRCSACVVSCPTGVLSFGRVNANGEVAAVDRVRATLRLEEGK
- a CDS encoding NUDIX hydrolase, which translates into the protein MKPPPWKRTGKPGVMDVGIFRIFSHRARSPRTGEERKITVVDSNDWVNVVAITPDAEVVLVRQFRHGVEAVTLEIPGGLVDAGEDPAAAGVRELLEETGYAGGEPQLLGRVRPNPSFLTNLCHTFLVEDCIEVAEPSPDPGEDIRVARVPLAELPGLVASGEITHSLVVCAFWLLAQKRPDLLTPGPGA
- a CDS encoding FlgD immunoglobulin-like domain containing protein, coding for MRRVLSTMAFFALSAGSAPAVFPGAGEETHSIALHVHGSLSEGDGSMEWHTAMAESVGVDAIWWTDHDWRIEHRKHTRSFDFETAVYDPVYGRYAEVDDAYPGQYRYFERAPSSLPHSISLVDTMAYSGTRSLRISGEDPWGSVTFRSVPVVQTGSRKQNAYSLGMRPKISFALFPEDLDPAFSRVVLQVKLSVHPLGQHVLRYVMGSMYGEGPDTIQLPLSPGVWNPVQVDPAADAMARFSSGGADTLAALDNSLVEVRFALEVKDGQSATVFLDGYAIDPDSTQGGWPLIGMQRSALDLYRMSYPGVSHFQGTEVSLFSGQPHLNAFTPTAFLPDYTGHVWQDSISYVTDQVHTAGGAVSMNHAFGVGIYGDNGETASQKAVRIANTKRWLLQSRIYGADLLEVGYRWRGGIDLAGHVEAWDALSANAVFTTGCGVTDTHGPSIFYGWGPWEALPSRENNFATWFHVDAPDEPGFIRAMKAGRAFFGDPFLFGGTIDLWTPEGFPMGRVVVTDRASHEVVVDVAGFADSASVRLLQLEVRGDPPSEYLDPVVLCDTLLAAPTLAGSILDTVSVDTTVPSFVRVEVSHSSTEAIAFSNPLFLLLDVPPGGIPAERAAAVLGDLSILQARDFLWTAVDASDLPDRFALTGDAGTDGFLKIACGSPGTPSSVRVNGVPASWSFVDGSVLVDGLSGIDTLVELHWGATFAADAPRWTTVTLEPGHPNPFGSGTMIRFGLPDAREVRIDVFDVSGRRVRRLLAERRGAGQHMISWDGTDESGREVANGIYLLVLESEGIRLSSRAVKLR
- a CDS encoding lysylphosphatidylglycerol synthase transmembrane domain-containing protein, producing the protein MPAANDSAPPPGGFTARTHLIRTARILVSAGLLAWVLTQADLNGLRDALGNVRVEWLLAAFAVNTAGNLLGAWRWQILLRSQGRNIPIPTLFGSYMVGLFFNNFLPSSIGGDVVRAADARREGGGTLTESLTVILVERLIGLIATLSLGGIAVVAGATARLDPRITAALALAMVIAGGGLHFALDNRFRRLAERIAPKLPVAFVRETVSKMLAAFELFSRARRALLANFAISLGFQLLLIVHFWLIQFALGEDLPFMTYLATVPLVFCVMMLPVGINGIGVREKAFVTLLAFGGMAPEKALALSLLSYGIAVGQGLLGGLVHLKRELAGRRA
- the modA gene encoding molybdate ABC transporter substrate-binding protein — encoded protein: MRHIPGVALLAAWGLALSGCAERDGAPETGTAGEVLTLFAAVSLTDALDETCDAFESEHGIRVLRNYASSSILAKQIDAGAPANVFVSAHPEWMEWLATRGRLAAESERVVAGNALVLVAPKGRGFAANLRAPLAGAFAGRFALGDPDHVPAGMYARAALEHLGWWAGVEPRVVRAADARAAVALVGRGECGAGVVYATDAEASERVEVVMELPETSHPPVRYPGAVVVSSPASAHRLLAWMTEPPAQAVFRAHGFAASEGGGP